The following are encoded together in the Proteiniphilum saccharofermentans genome:
- a CDS encoding EamA family transporter: protein MWWVYALLSALFAALTAIFAKVGVANINSNLATGIRTIVILIMIWIIVFSRGETKGIHTLSWQNIVFLVISGVATGLSWIFYFKALQLGDVTQVAMLDRLSIVLTILLAAIFLGETITLRTAIAAVLIVAGTLLLVVK, encoded by the coding sequence ATGTGGTGGGTGTATGCTCTCCTTTCAGCTTTATTCGCTGCGCTTACAGCAATCTTTGCCAAGGTAGGCGTAGCGAATATCAATTCCAATCTCGCGACCGGGATCCGGACTATTGTTATCCTGATCATGATCTGGATTATCGTTTTCAGTCGGGGTGAAACGAAGGGGATCCATACCCTATCATGGCAGAATATTGTTTTTCTTGTTATATCGGGAGTAGCTACCGGCCTCTCGTGGATATTCTATTTCAAAGCGTTACAACTCGGTGATGTTACTCAGGTAGCCATGTTAGATAGACTTAGTATCGTTCTGACAATCTTGTTGGCTGCTATCTTTCTGGGAGAAACCATTACCTTGCGTACGGCTATTGCCGCGGTGTTGATCGTAGCCGGGACATTACTACTGGTGGTGAAGTAA
- a CDS encoding siderophore ABC transporter substrate-binding protein, with protein sequence MKTKIFLFALGVIIALSGCTGNQQQRERTGETVTVTHTLGTVEVPVNPERVIALDFSALENLDYLGIKPVAIPKSGVPSHLSKYKDDPSIVDVGTVVEVNLEKINELQPDLIIIGGRLADFYKDLSAIAPVMYPTVMGTTDFLGAFKANLDDLGRVFGKQDELDRAFAEIETKVGQVKAKVEASDDRALILLHNRGRFSAYGSGSRFGIIHDVLGFQEAEKGLGTHVHGTPVSSEFVQKANPDIIFIVDRSMIVGNAVMDKEEVENKLVKQTNAAQNGRIFYLNPEVWYLAGGGIASVNMMIDEVSKAL encoded by the coding sequence ATGAAAACAAAAATATTCCTTTTCGCATTGGGTGTAATCATCGCCCTGTCCGGTTGTACCGGTAACCAGCAACAAAGAGAGAGAACAGGAGAGACTGTTACAGTAACTCATACTTTAGGGACGGTAGAGGTACCTGTGAATCCGGAACGGGTGATAGCTCTTGATTTTTCCGCTTTGGAGAATCTCGATTACCTGGGTATTAAACCTGTCGCAATCCCTAAATCAGGAGTACCAAGCCACTTAAGTAAGTACAAAGATGATCCTTCCATAGTAGATGTAGGAACCGTAGTAGAAGTCAATCTGGAGAAAATTAATGAACTGCAGCCTGATCTGATCATCATCGGAGGAAGGCTGGCCGATTTCTATAAAGACCTTTCTGCCATCGCTCCGGTGATGTATCCTACCGTAATGGGAACTACCGATTTCCTTGGCGCTTTTAAAGCCAATCTGGACGATCTCGGACGGGTATTTGGTAAACAGGATGAGTTAGACCGGGCGTTCGCGGAGATCGAAACAAAGGTTGGGCAAGTGAAAGCAAAAGTGGAAGCTTCGGATGACAGGGCACTTATCCTTCTGCATAACAGAGGTCGGTTCAGCGCTTATGGCAGCGGCTCACGTTTCGGTATCATCCATGATGTATTGGGTTTTCAGGAAGCAGAAAAAGGATTGGGAACACATGTCCACGGGACTCCCGTATCAAGTGAATTTGTCCAGAAAGCCAATCCTGATATTATTTTTATCGTCGATCGGAGCATGATCGTTGGAAATGCTGTTATGGATAAGGAAGAGGTGGAAAACAAGCTTGTGAAGCAGACCAATGCTGCCCAGAACGGGAGAATCTTCTACCTGAATCCGGAGGTATGGTATCTTGCCGGAGGCGGAATCGCATCTGTGAATATGATGATAGACGAGGTATCAAAGGCACTCTAA
- a CDS encoding iron ABC transporter ATP-binding protein, whose protein sequence is MIEVKNISKQYGRKIVLDGVDLQFPIGKITSLIGSNGAGKSTLLSIVSRLLAQDGGVVTVDGKNVSDYKNKVLAQRLSILKQSNHIRLKLTVRELVSFGRFPYSQDKLTDEDNEKVDRAIRFLDLKDIENAYIDELSGGQKQRAYMAMVVAQDTEYVLLDEPLNNLDMRHSVQTMKTLRRLADEWNKTIIIVLHDINFASHYSDYIVALKDGKVKYCDTTDNIINEKVLEDVFDIAINVSEFNQKKVCNYFM, encoded by the coding sequence ATGATTGAAGTAAAAAATATATCAAAACAATATGGCAGGAAGATTGTGTTGGATGGTGTCGACTTGCAGTTTCCCATAGGAAAGATTACCTCTTTAATCGGGAGTAACGGTGCAGGAAAAAGTACCCTGCTATCCATTGTAAGTCGTTTGCTGGCGCAAGACGGCGGTGTGGTGACGGTAGATGGAAAGAATGTGTCTGATTATAAGAATAAGGTATTGGCACAACGACTTTCTATTCTGAAACAATCCAACCATATACGGCTGAAGCTGACCGTGCGGGAGTTAGTATCGTTCGGCCGGTTTCCCTATTCGCAGGATAAGCTGACCGATGAAGACAATGAAAAAGTAGACAGGGCGATCCGTTTTTTGGATCTGAAAGATATTGAAAATGCCTATATCGATGAATTGAGTGGTGGACAAAAACAGAGAGCTTATATGGCGATGGTGGTGGCACAGGATACGGAGTATGTGTTACTCGACGAACCGTTGAACAACCTGGATATGAGACATTCGGTACAAACAATGAAGACTTTGCGCAGGCTGGCAGATGAATGGAATAAAACGATCATTATCGTGTTGCATGATATCAATTTTGCATCGCATTATTCCGATTATATTGTTGCCCTGAAAGATGGTAAAGTGAAATATTGTGATACTACTGACAACATTATCAATGAAAAAGTGTTGGAAGATGTGTTCGACATCGCGATCAATGTATCGGAGTTTAATCAGAAAAAAGTCTGTAATTATTTTATGTAA
- a CDS encoding iron chelate uptake ABC transporter family permease subunit: MKGIKKNFLITILLLLVAAALFLFYDMGSNWEFSLRLRGVKVAAILVVSCCVAYSSVAFQTLTNNRILTPSIMGFESVYLLIQTVIVFVYGDQTFRVLSSLDNFFLSVLGMVGFAFLLYILIYKKGKDNLYLLLLVGIILGTLFNSLSSFMQLLIDPSDYFIVQGKMFATFNKINRDLLWPSAGVLVVLLVVGFRTTKYLDVLALGRDQAINLGLNYNRTVQLFLIIIAILVSVSTALVGPITFLGLLVTNLTYELFKTHRHSVIIAACCLVTAVTLLGGQFVMERLFHLSIPVSAIINLIGGLYFMYLLLRVRKL; the protein is encoded by the coding sequence ATGAAGGGGATAAAAAAGAATTTTCTGATCACGATCCTGTTGTTGTTGGTAGCGGCTGCACTCTTCCTTTTCTATGATATGGGGAGTAATTGGGAGTTTTCCCTGCGTCTACGAGGTGTGAAAGTGGCGGCTATTCTGGTTGTCTCCTGCTGCGTGGCTTACTCTTCCGTTGCTTTCCAGACACTTACCAACAACCGGATACTCACGCCTTCCATCATGGGATTCGAGTCGGTCTACCTGCTGATACAGACCGTGATCGTCTTTGTCTATGGCGACCAGACATTCCGGGTACTCAGCAGTCTGGACAACTTCTTTTTGTCGGTTTTGGGTATGGTAGGGTTTGCCTTTCTGCTTTATATATTGATATACAAAAAAGGGAAGGACAATCTCTATTTATTACTGCTTGTCGGGATTATACTGGGTACCCTGTTCAATAGTCTTAGTTCGTTTATGCAGTTGCTGATTGACCCGAGCGATTATTTTATCGTACAGGGTAAGATGTTTGCTACTTTCAACAAGATCAACCGTGATCTGTTATGGCCCTCGGCGGGAGTATTAGTCGTGCTTCTGGTTGTCGGTTTTCGGACGACCAAATATCTGGATGTGTTGGCGTTGGGCAGGGATCAGGCAATTAACCTGGGACTGAATTATAACCGTACGGTACAACTCTTCCTGATAATTATTGCTATACTGGTGTCAGTTTCCACTGCTCTGGTCGGCCCTATCACTTTCCTGGGCCTGCTGGTGACCAATCTCACCTATGAGTTATTTAAGACACACCGGCATAGTGTAATTATTGCTGCCTGTTGTCTGGTTACTGCCGTCACCTTGTTGGGTGGGCAATTTGTAATGGAGCGGCTCTTTCATCTCTCCATCCCGGTGAGTGCCATTATTAATCTGATAGGAGGTTTATATTTCATGTATTTATTGTTACGAGTAAGAAAACTATGA
- a CDS encoding ABC transporter permease: MRTLILTLVLLVCAVVSLFVGVADISVADIFHWNAEKLALISISRIPRTAALILAGVGMSISGLIMQQMTQNKFVAPTTAGTLEAAKMGLLIFLIFIPTAGSAIKMILAFLFTFVASLIFLAIVRKIRYRNVVFVPLVGLMFGGIIGSISTFFAVRLNIVQDTNAWMMGDFSGILQGRYELIYLSLPAIIITYLYANKFTVIGMGEDFSRNLGLNYTAIMNIGLFCVSLTVSAVVITAGAIPFLGLIVPNVVSLLFGDNLKKTLPLVALSGAIFLLLCDIAGRVVIYPYEVPIGVTVSIIGAIIFLILIIRKR; the protein is encoded by the coding sequence TTGAGAACACTTATTCTTACGCTTGTTTTACTTGTGTGTGCGGTGGTATCCCTCTTCGTGGGGGTGGCAGATATCTCTGTTGCCGATATATTTCATTGGAATGCGGAGAAGTTAGCACTGATCTCTATCAGTCGTATTCCCCGCACGGCTGCACTGATACTCGCCGGAGTAGGAATGAGCATATCCGGTTTGATCATGCAGCAGATGACGCAGAATAAGTTTGTGGCTCCTACTACAGCCGGTACGCTCGAAGCAGCTAAAATGGGGTTGCTTATCTTTCTCATCTTTATTCCTACGGCAGGGTCGGCCATAAAAATGATATTGGCTTTCCTCTTTACGTTTGTTGCCAGCCTCATCTTTCTGGCTATTGTGCGGAAGATACGCTACCGCAACGTAGTGTTTGTACCGCTGGTGGGATTGATGTTCGGAGGGATCATTGGTTCGATATCCACCTTTTTCGCTGTAAGACTGAACATCGTGCAGGATACCAATGCCTGGATGATGGGTGATTTTTCGGGTATCCTGCAAGGGCGCTATGAACTGATCTATCTCAGCCTGCCTGCCATCATTATCACTTACCTCTACGCCAACAAGTTCACTGTCATAGGGATGGGAGAGGATTTTTCCCGGAATCTGGGATTGAATTATACAGCAATCATGAATATCGGTCTTTTCTGCGTATCACTCACTGTAAGTGCTGTGGTGATCACTGCGGGCGCCATTCCTTTTCTGGGACTGATCGTTCCCAATGTAGTGAGCCTTCTCTTTGGAGATAACCTGAAGAAAACATTGCCTCTGGTTGCCTTGTCGGGAGCTATTTTTCTCCTGTTATGCGATATTGCCGGTCGGGTGGTGATATACCCCTACGAAGTACCTATCGGGGTGACGGTAAGTATTATCGGAGCAATCATTTTTCTCATACTGATAATAAGGAAGAGATGA
- a CDS encoding GntR family transcriptional regulator yields MGYNKLPLHKQAELYLRRLIEQDEFRDGKLLPNEVELSEQLEMSRNTLRQAINTLVSEGLLIRKRGVGTRVAEKNIYSEATNWLSFSQEMKVLGVEIENFELHISKQIPSEEARSFFSIPENIKVLRIERLRGKVNFPFVYFVSEFNPEIPLNGTENFNRPLYEILRNDYNIIVKTSKEEISAAPANNFIASKLEIETGDPILIRKRAVSDANGLPIEYNIGWYRADSFTYKIESVRNSI; encoded by the coding sequence ATGGGTTATAACAAACTACCTCTGCACAAACAAGCTGAGCTCTATCTCAGGAGATTAATAGAGCAGGATGAATTCAGGGACGGTAAACTGCTTCCTAACGAGGTTGAATTGTCTGAACAATTAGAAATGTCCAGAAATACTTTGCGACAAGCCATCAATACGCTTGTCAGTGAAGGGCTCCTTATTCGTAAAAGAGGTGTAGGTACAAGGGTTGCAGAGAAAAATATTTACAGTGAAGCGACTAATTGGTTAAGTTTTTCGCAGGAGATGAAAGTTTTAGGTGTAGAAATTGAAAATTTTGAACTCCATATAAGCAAGCAGATACCCAGTGAGGAAGCAAGATCCTTTTTCTCAATTCCGGAAAACATTAAAGTGTTGCGCATAGAGAGGCTGAGGGGAAAAGTCAATTTTCCGTTTGTCTATTTTGTCTCTGAATTCAATCCTGAAATCCCTTTAAACGGAACGGAAAATTTTAATAGGCCGCTTTATGAGATCCTAAGAAATGATTATAACATTATAGTAAAAACGTCAAAGGAAGAAATAAGTGCAGCGCCTGCCAATAATTTTATTGCGTCAAAATTAGAGATCGAGACCGGTGATCCCATATTAATCCGGAAAAGGGCAGTAAGTGATGCGAACGGACTGCCTATAGAGTATAATATTGGTTGGTATCGTGCAGATTCATTCACCTACAAAATAGAATCCGTCCGCAACAGTATATAA
- a CDS encoding integrase core domain-containing protein, which produces MLIEEHYPLTGKPYPKRLIFKVVGYSSSTWYENPTPKTGKRGRKPKHSDEEVLQEIKEEIKKSTFNAEGYLKVKNRMGKRKINALVAGKARVNRIMRENNLLSPYRRPGETNKREHDGTIITDAPNVMWATDGKKFWIDGSGWHWFFGVIDHFNDEIISWHIARKGNRFAAMEPVRAAVRKTFGSVGKDVCKGMKLQLRSDHGSQYDSADFMNEMKFLGLEMSKAFVRSPQCNGIIERFHRTLEEQVLQTETFSSFEEAYNSINQFINDYNTDWILHRLEYCSPVEYREKYAENQRKENDDIPSGNKDPEVQLVLISSGSMPRRNEIALQAMVKGAITYSNTPSINPSV; this is translated from the coding sequence ATGCTGATAGAGGAACATTATCCATTAACCGGGAAACCATATCCGAAGCGTTTGATATTCAAGGTAGTCGGCTACAGCAGCAGCACCTGGTATGAAAACCCTACTCCCAAAACAGGGAAACGGGGCAGAAAACCCAAGCATAGCGATGAAGAGGTTTTACAGGAGATTAAGGAAGAAATTAAGAAGAGTACATTCAACGCTGAAGGTTATCTGAAAGTGAAAAACCGCATGGGTAAAAGGAAGATAAACGCTCTGGTAGCCGGCAAGGCACGTGTGAACCGCATCATGCGGGAAAACAACCTGCTGAGCCCCTACAGAAGGCCCGGGGAGACGAATAAGCGCGAACATGATGGTACTATAATCACGGATGCACCCAATGTCATGTGGGCCACTGATGGGAAGAAGTTCTGGATTGATGGGTCAGGTTGGCATTGGTTCTTTGGTGTGATCGATCACTTTAACGATGAGATTATCTCATGGCATATTGCAAGGAAAGGCAACCGTTTTGCCGCCATGGAGCCTGTTAGGGCCGCTGTACGGAAGACTTTCGGTTCGGTAGGTAAGGATGTGTGTAAAGGAATGAAGTTGCAATTAAGAAGCGACCATGGCTCGCAGTATGACTCTGCTGATTTTATGAATGAAATGAAATTCCTGGGATTGGAGATGTCCAAAGCGTTTGTACGGTCACCGCAATGCAACGGGATAATAGAGCGGTTTCACCGCACCCTGGAAGAACAGGTGTTGCAAACAGAAACATTTTCTTCTTTTGAGGAAGCTTATAACAGTATTAATCAATTTATTAATGATTACAACACGGATTGGATACTTCATAGACTGGAATACTGTTCACCTGTAGAATACAGGGAAAAGTACGCTGAAAACCAGCGAAAAGAAAATGATGACATACCATCGGGCAATAAGGATCCTGAGGTTCAGCTTGTCCTCATTTCAAGTGGCTCAATGCCACGAAGAAATGAAATAGCTCTTCAGGCAATGGTAAAAGGGGCAATTACTTACAGTAACACCCCTTCTATAAATCCTTCGGTATAA
- a CDS encoding class I mannose-6-phosphate isomerase, whose protein sequence is MQENKSQYDKYPATSIKNGTLIKGWKNILNQITPEVNANIIAIECYTGVYYEQLISYFRNIPHVLFVDTTQILKAESEILQITKNFTKEDILFGYLSNLSIHDYFDEKKISAVNQEIKSAQKNGNIILFGYGSSCIAQADILVYADMPRWEIQQRMRKNEVTGLGVDNKNEAFSLQYKRGYFNDWRVLDKHKKTLYQQADYWLDTTGKEPKLIDKQTFLAGIEKTAHKPFRVVPFFDPAPWGGQWMKEVCGLDKSVTNFGWCFDCVPEENSLLLEINGETFEMPSVNLVYLKSKELLGEPVEARFGQDFPIRFDLLDTMDGGNLSLQVHPTTQFVRDNFGLPYTQDESYYMIDAKEDAVVYLGVKTGIDSKAMINDLENANSDSNLNFDDKKYIHSIPAKKHDHFLIPAGTIHCSGKNSVVLEISATPNLFTFKLWDWDRLGLDGKPRPINIERGKQVVQWDRDADYVTSQLVNQFKEVARGDGWVEEKTGLHPTEFIETRRHTFTGSVRHLTNNSVNVLNLVEGDEIIVESPDNNFEPLIVHYAETFIVPASVEEYTIRPHGKSVGQKCVTIKANVRF, encoded by the coding sequence ATGCAAGAAAACAAGTCTCAGTATGATAAATATCCTGCCACTTCCATCAAAAATGGAACCCTCATTAAAGGCTGGAAAAATATTCTGAACCAAATCACTCCGGAGGTCAATGCCAATATAATTGCTATTGAATGCTATACCGGGGTTTATTATGAGCAACTCATCTCTTATTTCAGAAATATTCCCCACGTATTATTTGTGGACACCACTCAAATTCTCAAAGCTGAAAGTGAAATTCTTCAGATAACAAAAAATTTCACGAAAGAAGATATTCTGTTCGGCTATCTGAGCAATCTATCTATCCATGACTATTTTGATGAAAAGAAAATATCTGCTGTTAACCAGGAAATAAAATCCGCACAAAAAAATGGAAATATTATTCTATTTGGCTATGGAAGCTCATGCATCGCACAAGCAGATATTCTGGTTTATGCCGATATGCCTCGCTGGGAAATACAACAAAGAATGCGAAAAAATGAGGTTACGGGCTTAGGAGTCGATAATAAAAATGAGGCATTCTCTCTTCAATATAAACGAGGTTATTTCAATGATTGGCGGGTATTGGACAAGCACAAAAAAACATTGTATCAGCAAGCAGACTACTGGCTGGATACCACCGGAAAAGAGCCAAAACTTATCGACAAACAAACATTTTTGGCAGGTATTGAAAAAACGGCACATAAACCATTCAGGGTGGTTCCATTCTTCGATCCCGCGCCATGGGGAGGACAATGGATGAAAGAGGTCTGCGGGTTGGACAAATCAGTAACTAATTTCGGTTGGTGTTTCGATTGTGTTCCCGAAGAAAACAGTTTGCTATTAGAAATTAACGGTGAGACTTTTGAAATGCCATCGGTCAATCTTGTATATTTGAAAAGTAAAGAGTTATTGGGTGAGCCGGTTGAAGCGAGGTTCGGTCAGGATTTTCCTATCCGTTTTGATCTCCTTGATACAATGGATGGAGGAAACCTGAGTCTTCAGGTACATCCTACCACCCAATTCGTAAGAGATAATTTCGGATTGCCTTATACGCAGGACGAAAGTTATTATATGATCGACGCAAAAGAAGACGCGGTTGTTTATCTGGGAGTAAAAACAGGAATTGACAGTAAGGCCATGATCAATGATCTGGAGAATGCGAATAGCGATTCCAATTTAAATTTCGATGATAAAAAGTACATCCACAGCATTCCTGCAAAAAAACATGACCATTTTTTGATTCCCGCCGGAACGATCCACTGTTCAGGTAAAAACTCGGTAGTACTTGAGATCAGCGCTACTCCTAACCTGTTCACTTTCAAACTATGGGATTGGGATAGACTGGGGTTGGATGGAAAACCAAGACCCATCAATATAGAAAGAGGAAAACAGGTCGTTCAATGGGACAGGGATGCCGACTACGTTACATCCCAATTGGTAAATCAGTTTAAGGAGGTAGCACGGGGTGACGGATGGGTAGAAGAAAAAACCGGTTTGCATCCAACCGAGTTTATAGAAACGAGGAGGCACACCTTTACAGGATCAGTGCGACATTTGACCAACAATTCGGTCAATGTATTGAATCTGGTAGAAGGTGATGAGATTATCGTGGAAAGTCCGGATAACAATTTTGAACCTCTTATCGTGCATTATGCCGAGACATTTATCGTTCCGGCTTCTGTAGAAGAGTATACCATCAGGCCCCATGGTAAATCGGTAGGTCAGAAATGCGTAACTATCAAAGCAAATGTCAGATTTTAA
- a CDS encoding MFS transporter produces MNDDNAKSGWVPKIAVFFGFFIMGFVDIVGIATNYVKVDFNLSSTLANTIPMMVFLWFAVFSIPAGILMGRIGKKKAVLLSLALTTVAMIIPFISYTFPTVLTAFALLGISNTILQVSLNPLVASMFTKEKTASVLTAGQFIKAISSLSGPIIAGVAANYFSDWKMTFVIFSITSLFSVLLLLFSKTEEQGFENRQSSFKSVLTLLKDKYILYCFLIILFIVGLDVGINTSAPELLMKRMGLELSRAGLGSSVYFAAKTTGAFIGTLLLLKFPPLRFLRLSLIMAIVAFIALMFVQDIWFSLILIFIIGFTCANVFSIVFSFALQKDQQRSNEISALMIMGVSGGAVILPLQGLINDNFGLSAALSVLLFCLIINLLLTNIMKAER; encoded by the coding sequence ATGAATGACGACAACGCAAAATCAGGGTGGGTCCCTAAAATAGCCGTATTCTTTGGTTTCTTTATCATGGGATTTGTGGATATAGTGGGTATTGCCACCAATTATGTCAAGGTCGATTTTAATTTATCAAGTACGCTTGCCAATACCATTCCTATGATGGTATTCCTGTGGTTTGCCGTTTTTTCTATTCCGGCCGGGATACTGATGGGACGAATCGGCAAGAAAAAAGCGGTGTTACTCTCGCTTGCCCTCACTACCGTGGCAATGATCATACCGTTTATCAGTTACACTTTCCCTACCGTTTTGACAGCCTTTGCATTACTTGGTATCAGCAATACCATTCTGCAGGTTTCACTTAACCCTTTGGTCGCTTCCATGTTTACAAAAGAGAAAACTGCAAGTGTGCTGACTGCCGGCCAGTTTATTAAAGCCATCTCCTCTCTGTCGGGACCGATTATCGCAGGAGTAGCTGCCAACTATTTCTCCGATTGGAAAATGACTTTCGTTATCTTTTCCATTACCTCTTTATTTTCAGTTTTACTGTTGCTATTCTCAAAAACAGAAGAACAGGGATTCGAAAACAGACAGAGTAGCTTTAAAAGTGTATTGACTCTTTTGAAGGATAAATATATTTTGTACTGTTTTCTAATCATTCTATTTATTGTCGGCCTCGATGTGGGAATAAACACTTCGGCTCCCGAATTACTGATGAAGCGGATGGGGTTGGAACTAAGCCGTGCAGGACTGGGTAGTAGTGTATATTTTGCAGCAAAAACTACGGGCGCTTTCATCGGCACCCTACTCCTTTTAAAATTTCCACCTCTTCGTTTTTTAAGGTTATCGCTCATTATGGCTATTGTTGCTTTTATTGCTTTGATGTTCGTCCAAGATATTTGGTTTTCACTGATTCTTATATTCATTATAGGATTTACTTGTGCCAATGTTTTTTCAATCGTTTTCTCATTTGCGTTGCAAAAAGATCAGCAACGTTCCAACGAGATCTCGGCACTTATGATCATGGGTGTTTCGGGTGGAGCCGTTATTTTACCTCTCCAGGGGTTGATAAATGACAACTTCGGATTATCGGCTGCCTTATCCGTATTACTTTTTTGTTTGATTATAAATCTATTACTCACAAATATAATGAAAGCCGAGAGGTAA
- a CDS encoding ROK family protein — MYNREKGAVLTLDAGGTNFVFSTIKDNKEVVDPVDFPAYPDDLHKCLNSIVTGFKEVIKHLKSDPIAISFAFPGPADYENGIIGDLPNFPAFRGGVALGPYLKEKFGLPVFINNDGNLFAYGEALAGALPEINKQLEAAGNPKRYRNLLAVTLGTGFGGGVVIDNRLLTGDNGCGGDVWISANKYDHHLLAEEGVSIRAVKREYRELSGDESDISPKEIFEIAEGTKTGNREAAIKSFERLGEIAGFTISESLNIVDGLVVIGGGIANAHKYILPAMIKEMNGVRKTVKGDIFPRLQMKAYNLEDENEKALFLNNESEIVTIPESNKTATYHSVKKIGVWTSMLGTSKAIAIGAYNFALNQLS; from the coding sequence ATGTACAATAGAGAGAAAGGAGCCGTATTAACACTCGACGCGGGAGGAACCAATTTTGTGTTTTCGACCATAAAAGATAATAAAGAGGTCGTCGATCCGGTAGATTTTCCGGCATATCCAGACGATTTGCATAAATGTTTGAATTCTATTGTTACGGGATTCAAAGAAGTAATAAAGCACTTAAAGAGTGATCCTATAGCTATTAGTTTTGCATTTCCGGGTCCAGCTGATTACGAAAACGGCATTATCGGAGATTTACCCAATTTTCCGGCTTTCAGGGGAGGTGTCGCATTGGGTCCCTACTTGAAAGAAAAATTCGGATTGCCAGTCTTTATCAATAACGACGGTAACCTCTTCGCCTATGGCGAAGCCCTTGCAGGTGCATTACCCGAGATCAACAAACAGTTAGAAGCTGCCGGAAATCCCAAGCGATACCGTAACCTGCTCGCCGTGACGCTTGGTACAGGCTTTGGTGGCGGTGTGGTAATAGATAACAGGCTTTTAACGGGAGACAATGGTTGCGGAGGTGATGTCTGGATATCGGCGAATAAATACGATCACCATCTTCTCGCCGAAGAGGGTGTAAGTATCCGCGCTGTGAAACGGGAATACCGTGAATTGTCGGGAGATGAATCAGATATTTCTCCTAAAGAAATATTTGAGATTGCCGAGGGAACAAAAACAGGCAACAGGGAAGCCGCCATAAAAAGTTTTGAAAGACTCGGAGAAATTGCCGGCTTCACCATTTCCGAATCGCTGAATATTGTGGATGGATTAGTTGTCATTGGCGGAGGGATCGCGAACGCGCATAAATATATACTCCCCGCAATGATCAAAGAAATGAACGGGGTCAGAAAAACTGTCAAAGGGGATATTTTTCCCCGGTTGCAAATGAAAGCCTATAATCTGGAAGATGAAAACGAAAAAGCGCTCTTCCTGAATAATGAATCTGAAATCGTAACCATTCCCGAGAGTAACAAAACCGCAACATATCATTCGGTAAAAAAGATCGGTGTATGGACAAGCATGCTGGGAACAAGCAAAGCCATTGCCATCGGGGCATATAATTTTGCACTGAACCAGCTATCCTGA